One region of Brassica napus cultivar Da-Ae chromosome A10, Da-Ae, whole genome shotgun sequence genomic DNA includes:
- the LOC106419286 gene encoding ABC transporter G family member 22-like isoform X1 produces the protein MSTEKPPLASGLARTRSEQLYETLAAAIKSPFGSMDANGVPATAPASIGGGRETLSRKPSRRLMMSASPGRSGGAGTHIRKSRSAQLKLELEEVSSGAALSRASSASLGLSFSFTGFAMPPEEISDSKPFSDDEMIPEDNEAGNKKPRFQAEPTLPIFLKFKEVTYKVSIRKLMTSAPVDKEILSGINGSVSPGEVLALMGPSGSGKTTLLSLLGGRISQSASGGSVTYNDKPYSKYLKSKIGFVTQDDVLFPHLTVKETLTYAARLRLPKTLTREQKEQRAIEVIQELGLERCQDTMIGGAFVRGVSGGERKRVSIGNEIIINPSLLLLDEPTSGLDSTTALRTIQMLHDIAEAGKTVITTIHQPSSRLFHRFDKLILLGRGNLLYFGKSSEALVYFSSIGCSPLITMNPAEFLLDLANGNINDISVPSELEDRVQVGNSGREPQTGKPSPAAVHEYLVEAYETRVAEQEKKKLSDPVPLDEEAKAKVLRLKRQWGASWWEQYCILFSRGLKERRHEYFSWLRVTQVLSTAVILGLLWWQSDIRTPRGLQDQAGLLFFIAVFWGFFPVFTAIFAFPQERAMLNKERAADMYRLSAYFLARTTSDLPLDFILPSLFLLVVYFMTGLRLSPYPFFLSMLTVFLCIIASQGLGLAIGAILMDLKKATTLASVTVMTFMLAGGFFVKKVPVFISWIRYLSFNYHTYKLLLKVQYKDFAQSINGMRIDNGLTEVVALVAMIFGYRLLAYLSLRQMKITT, from the exons ATGTCAACAGAGAAGCCACCGTTGGCCTCAGGTTTAGCTCGGACACGGTCCGAACAGCTATATGAGACGCTAGCCGCTGCCATCAAATCACCTTTCGGTTCCATGGACGCTAATGGTGTGCCTGCAACGGCTCCGGCATCAATAGGTGGTGGAAGAGAGACGCTGTCTAGAAAACCAAGCCGGAGACTGATGATGTCGGCGTCTCCAGGGAGGAGTGGCGGAGCCGGGACACACATAAGGAAGTCAAGGAGTGCTCAACTTAAGCTTGAGCTAGAGGAGGTGAGCAGCGGCGCGGCGCTAAGCCGTGCGTCCAGCGCGTCGCTAGGGCTCTCGTTTTCGTTCACCGGTTTCGCTATGCCGCCGGAGGAAATCTCCGACTCGAAACCGTTCAGCGACGACGAGATGATAC CAGAAGACAATGAGGCGGGAAACAAGAAGCCTAGGTTTCAAGCAGAACCAACATTACCCATCTTTCTCAAG TTCAAGGAAGTTACATACAAGGTGTCGATAAGGAAACTCATGACTTCAGCACCTGTGGATAAAGAGATATTGAGTGGGATAAATGGGAGTGTGAGTCccggtgaagttcttgctctcATGGGTCCTTCAGGGAGTGGCAAAACAACTCTTCTTAGCTTACTCGGTGGCCGAATCTCTCAATCCGCCAGTGGAGGCTCTGTTACTTACAACGACAAGCCTTACTCTAAATACTTGAAAAGCAA GATTGGGTTTGTGACTCAAGACGATGTTCTGTTTCCTCATCTTACGGTTAAAGAAACGCTAACCTACGCTGCTCGTTTGCGTCTACCTAAAACTCTCACAAGGGAGCAAAAGGAGCAACGTGCTATTGAAGTTATCCAAGAGCTAGGTCTGGAGAGGTGTCAAGACACTATGATTGGTGGAGCATTCGTGAGAGGTGTATCAGGTGGAGAGAGGAAAAGAGTTTCCATTGGAAACGAGATCATCATTAACCCTTCTCTATTACTTCTTGATGAACCAACTTCCGGTTTAGACTCCACCACTGCTCTAAGAACCATCCAGATGCTCCACGACATCGCTGAG GCGGGGAAGACAGTGATCACAACGATACATCAGCCATCTAGTAGACTCTTCCATAGATTCGATAAGCTGATTCTATTAGGAAGAGGAAACCTTCTCTATTTTGGGAAATCATCAGAAGCTCTTGTTTACTTTTCTTCCATTGGTTGCTCTCCTCTTATCACCATGAACCCTGCTGAGTTCTTGCTTGATCTCGCCAACGGTAACATCAACGACATCTCTGTGCCTTCTGAGTTGGAAGATAGAGTTCAAGTAGGAAACTCAGGCAGAGAACCTCAAACTGGCAAGCCATCTCCTGCTGCTGTCCATGAG TATCTGGTGGAGGCATACGAGACTAGGGTTGCAGAacaggagaagaagaaactatCTGATCCTGTTCCACTTGACGAAGAAGCTAAAGCTAAAGTTCTGCGTCTAAAGAGACAATGGGGAGCGAGCTGGTGGGAGCAATACTGCATACTCTTCTCTAGAGGACTCAAAGAGCGCAGACACGAATACTTCAGCTGGTTGCGTGTCACACAAGTTTTATCCACAGCTGTTATTCTAGGTCTTCTCTGGTGGCAGTCAGATATTCGCACTCCAAGAGGACTACAAGATCAG GCTGGTTTGCTCTTCTTCATAGCGGTTTTCTGGGGGTTCTTCCCTGTTTTCACAGCCATCTTTGCGTTCCCTCAAGAGCGAGCTATGCTGAATAAAGAGAGAGCAGCTGATATGTATAGACTAAGTGCGTATTTCTTGGCTAGGACCACGAGTGATCTCCCTCTAGACTTTATCCTGCCTTCTCTCTTCCTCCTCGTGGTCTATTTCATGACTGGTCTTCGTCTTAGCCCGTATCCTTTCTTCTTGAGCATGCTCACGGTCTTCCTTTGCATCATTGCATCTCAG GGACTTGGACTTGCTATTGGAGCAATCTTAATGGACTTAAAGAAGGCTACGACTTTGGCTTCAGTTACTGTCATGACATTTATGCTCGCAGGAGGATTCTTTGTTAAG AAAGTACCGGTGTTCATCTCCTGGATACGTTACCTATCCTTCAATTACCACACCTACAAGCTTCTTCTTAAAGTGCAGTATAAAGACTTTGCTCAATCTATCAACGGGATGAGAATAGACAATGGACTGACTGAAGTGGTTGCACTCGTTGCCATGATCTTCGGTTACCGCCTCCTAGCTTATCTGTCTCTAAGGCAAATGAAGATCACAACATAA
- the LOC106419286 gene encoding ABC transporter G family member 22-like isoform X2: MSTEKPPLASGLARTRSEQLYETLAAAIKSPFGSMDANGVPATAPASIGGGRETLSRKPSRRLMMSASPGRSGGAGTHIRKSRSAQLKLELEEVSSGAALSRASSASLGLSFSFTGFAMPPEEISDSKPFSDDEMIQDNEAGNKKPRFQAEPTLPIFLKFKEVTYKVSIRKLMTSAPVDKEILSGINGSVSPGEVLALMGPSGSGKTTLLSLLGGRISQSASGGSVTYNDKPYSKYLKSKIGFVTQDDVLFPHLTVKETLTYAARLRLPKTLTREQKEQRAIEVIQELGLERCQDTMIGGAFVRGVSGGERKRVSIGNEIIINPSLLLLDEPTSGLDSTTALRTIQMLHDIAEAGKTVITTIHQPSSRLFHRFDKLILLGRGNLLYFGKSSEALVYFSSIGCSPLITMNPAEFLLDLANGNINDISVPSELEDRVQVGNSGREPQTGKPSPAAVHEYLVEAYETRVAEQEKKKLSDPVPLDEEAKAKVLRLKRQWGASWWEQYCILFSRGLKERRHEYFSWLRVTQVLSTAVILGLLWWQSDIRTPRGLQDQAGLLFFIAVFWGFFPVFTAIFAFPQERAMLNKERAADMYRLSAYFLARTTSDLPLDFILPSLFLLVVYFMTGLRLSPYPFFLSMLTVFLCIIASQGLGLAIGAILMDLKKATTLASVTVMTFMLAGGFFVKKVPVFISWIRYLSFNYHTYKLLLKVQYKDFAQSINGMRIDNGLTEVVALVAMIFGYRLLAYLSLRQMKITT, translated from the exons ATGTCAACAGAGAAGCCACCGTTGGCCTCAGGTTTAGCTCGGACACGGTCCGAACAGCTATATGAGACGCTAGCCGCTGCCATCAAATCACCTTTCGGTTCCATGGACGCTAATGGTGTGCCTGCAACGGCTCCGGCATCAATAGGTGGTGGAAGAGAGACGCTGTCTAGAAAACCAAGCCGGAGACTGATGATGTCGGCGTCTCCAGGGAGGAGTGGCGGAGCCGGGACACACATAAGGAAGTCAAGGAGTGCTCAACTTAAGCTTGAGCTAGAGGAGGTGAGCAGCGGCGCGGCGCTAAGCCGTGCGTCCAGCGCGTCGCTAGGGCTCTCGTTTTCGTTCACCGGTTTCGCTATGCCGCCGGAGGAAATCTCCGACTCGAAACCGTTCAGCGACGACGAGATGATAC AAGACAATGAGGCGGGAAACAAGAAGCCTAGGTTTCAAGCAGAACCAACATTACCCATCTTTCTCAAG TTCAAGGAAGTTACATACAAGGTGTCGATAAGGAAACTCATGACTTCAGCACCTGTGGATAAAGAGATATTGAGTGGGATAAATGGGAGTGTGAGTCccggtgaagttcttgctctcATGGGTCCTTCAGGGAGTGGCAAAACAACTCTTCTTAGCTTACTCGGTGGCCGAATCTCTCAATCCGCCAGTGGAGGCTCTGTTACTTACAACGACAAGCCTTACTCTAAATACTTGAAAAGCAA GATTGGGTTTGTGACTCAAGACGATGTTCTGTTTCCTCATCTTACGGTTAAAGAAACGCTAACCTACGCTGCTCGTTTGCGTCTACCTAAAACTCTCACAAGGGAGCAAAAGGAGCAACGTGCTATTGAAGTTATCCAAGAGCTAGGTCTGGAGAGGTGTCAAGACACTATGATTGGTGGAGCATTCGTGAGAGGTGTATCAGGTGGAGAGAGGAAAAGAGTTTCCATTGGAAACGAGATCATCATTAACCCTTCTCTATTACTTCTTGATGAACCAACTTCCGGTTTAGACTCCACCACTGCTCTAAGAACCATCCAGATGCTCCACGACATCGCTGAG GCGGGGAAGACAGTGATCACAACGATACATCAGCCATCTAGTAGACTCTTCCATAGATTCGATAAGCTGATTCTATTAGGAAGAGGAAACCTTCTCTATTTTGGGAAATCATCAGAAGCTCTTGTTTACTTTTCTTCCATTGGTTGCTCTCCTCTTATCACCATGAACCCTGCTGAGTTCTTGCTTGATCTCGCCAACGGTAACATCAACGACATCTCTGTGCCTTCTGAGTTGGAAGATAGAGTTCAAGTAGGAAACTCAGGCAGAGAACCTCAAACTGGCAAGCCATCTCCTGCTGCTGTCCATGAG TATCTGGTGGAGGCATACGAGACTAGGGTTGCAGAacaggagaagaagaaactatCTGATCCTGTTCCACTTGACGAAGAAGCTAAAGCTAAAGTTCTGCGTCTAAAGAGACAATGGGGAGCGAGCTGGTGGGAGCAATACTGCATACTCTTCTCTAGAGGACTCAAAGAGCGCAGACACGAATACTTCAGCTGGTTGCGTGTCACACAAGTTTTATCCACAGCTGTTATTCTAGGTCTTCTCTGGTGGCAGTCAGATATTCGCACTCCAAGAGGACTACAAGATCAG GCTGGTTTGCTCTTCTTCATAGCGGTTTTCTGGGGGTTCTTCCCTGTTTTCACAGCCATCTTTGCGTTCCCTCAAGAGCGAGCTATGCTGAATAAAGAGAGAGCAGCTGATATGTATAGACTAAGTGCGTATTTCTTGGCTAGGACCACGAGTGATCTCCCTCTAGACTTTATCCTGCCTTCTCTCTTCCTCCTCGTGGTCTATTTCATGACTGGTCTTCGTCTTAGCCCGTATCCTTTCTTCTTGAGCATGCTCACGGTCTTCCTTTGCATCATTGCATCTCAG GGACTTGGACTTGCTATTGGAGCAATCTTAATGGACTTAAAGAAGGCTACGACTTTGGCTTCAGTTACTGTCATGACATTTATGCTCGCAGGAGGATTCTTTGTTAAG AAAGTACCGGTGTTCATCTCCTGGATACGTTACCTATCCTTCAATTACCACACCTACAAGCTTCTTCTTAAAGTGCAGTATAAAGACTTTGCTCAATCTATCAACGGGATGAGAATAGACAATGGACTGACTGAAGTGGTTGCACTCGTTGCCATGATCTTCGGTTACCGCCTCCTAGCTTATCTGTCTCTAAGGCAAATGAAGATCACAACATAA
- the LOC106419294 gene encoding uncharacterized protein LOC106419294, whose product MAKVGDLETCINNRIKEIEEEEERNLKILKELETQIMSPTEKGTQHPSTSINKPILGDDVPKASDVAPEGGPSFRPKGKGNMKPSDDDDEKKTNEGKSSKSGGVDDA is encoded by the exons ATGGCAAAAGTTGGGGATCTAGAGACATGCATCAATAACAGAATTAAAGAGatcgaggaggaagaagaacgtAATTTGAAGATACTTAAGGAGTTGGAGACTCAGATCATGTCCCCAACGGAAAAAG GTACGCAACATCCGTCTACAAGTATCAACAAGCCAATTCTTGGGGATGATGTCCCAAAGGCTTCAGATGTTGCACCCGAAGGGGGACCTTCTTTCCGCCCAAAGGGAAAGGGAAACATGAAACCATCTGATGACGATGATGAGAAGAAGACCAATGAAGGAAAGAGCAGCAAGTCTGGTGGTGTGGATGATGCCTAA